The nucleotide sequence TTGTCGTTGTGGAGGTTGTCGACGACTGACCAGAGCTTCCATCATCACTCGATGAACTTCCCTCGGTGACTTCTACTGCTGGAGAAGACGACACGGTGGTTAGACCATCATCCGAAGAGGTTGTCGTGGTGGTTGTGGATGAAGACTGACTGGAGTTTCCAGCGCTATTCGTTCCCTGAGTGATTTCCACAGTAGGGTCCGATGACGTGCTGGTTTTACCGCCATCCGAAGATGTTGTGGTTGTGGTTGTGGTTGTGGAGGTTGTCGACGACTGACCAGAGCTTCCATTATCATTCGACGAAGTTCCCTCAGTGACTTCTACTGCTGGAGAAGACGACACAGTGGTTTGACCATCATCCGAAGAGGTCGTCGAGGTAGTTGTGGACGATGACTGACTGGAGTTTCCAGCACTGTTCGTTCCCTGAGTGACTTCCACAGTAGGGTCAGATGAGGTGCTGGCTTGACCCTCATCCGAAGATGTTGTCGTTGTGGTTGTGGAGGTGGTCGACGACTGAACAGAGCTTCCATTAACATTCGATGAAGTTCCCTCAGTGACTTCTACTGCTGGAGAAGACGACACAGTGGTTTGACCATCATCCGAAGAGGTTGTCGAGGTGCTTGTGGACGACGACTGACTGGAGTTTCCAGCACTGTTCGATCCCTGAGTGACTTCCACAGTAGGGTCAGTTGAGGTGCTGGCTTGACCCTCATCCGaagatgttgttgttgtggttttGGAGGTGGAGGTTGTCGACGACTGACCAGAGCTTCCATCATCATTCGACGAAGTTCCCTCAGTGACTTCTACTGCTGGAGAAGACGACACGGTGGTTTGACCATCATCCGAAGAGGTTGTCGAGGTGCTTGACGACGACTGACTGGAGTTTCCAGCACTGTTTGTTCCCTGAGTGACTTCCACAGTAGGGTCAGATGAGGTGCTGGCTTGACCCTCATCCGAAGACGTTGTCGTTGTGATTGTAGAGGTGGTCGACGACTGACCAGAGCTTCCATCATCATTCGACGAACTTCCCTCAGTGACTTCTACTGCTGGAGAAGACGACACGGTGGTTTGACCATCATCCGAAGAGGTTGTCGAGGTGGTTGTGGACGAAGACTGACTGGAGTTTCCAGCACTGTTCGATCCCTGAATGACTTCCACAGTAGGGTCAGATGAGGTGCTGGCTTGACCCTCACCCGAAGATGTTGTCGTTGTGGTTGTGGTTGTGGAGGTGGTCGACGACTGACCAGAGCTTCCATCATCATTCGACGAACTTCCCTCAGTGACTTCTACTGCTGGAGAAGACGACACGGTGGTTTGACCATCATCCGAAGAGGTTGTCGAGGTGGTTGTGGACGAAGACTGACTGGAGTTTCCAGCACTGTTCGATCCCTGAATGACTTCCACAGTAGGGCCAGATGAGGTGCTGGCTTGACCCTCACCCGAAGATGTTGTCGTTGTGGTTGTGGAGGTTGTCGACGACTGACCAGAGCTTCCATCATCATTCGACGAACTTCCCTCAGTGACTTCTACTGCTGGAGAAGACGACACGGTGGTTTGACCATCATCCGAAGAGGTTGTCGTGGTGGTTGTGGATGAGGACTGACTGGAGTTTCCAGCACTGTTCGATTCCTGAGTGACTTCCACAGTAGGGTCAGATGAGGTGCTGGCTTGACCCTCATCCGAAGATGTTGTCGTTGTGGTTGTGGTTGTGGAGGTGGTCGACGACTGACCAGAGCTTCCATCATCATTCGACGAACTTCCCTCAGTGACTTCTACTGCTGGAGAAGACGACACGGTAGTTTGACCATCATCCGAAGAGGTTGTCGTGGTGGTTGTGGATGAAGACTGACTGGAGTTTCCAGCACTGTTCGATCCCTGAGTGACTTCCACAGTAGGTTCAGATGAGGTGCTGGCTTGACCCTCATCCGAAGATATTGTCGTTGTCGTTGTGGAGGTTGTCGACGACTGACCAGAGCTTCCATCATCACTCGATGAACTTCCCTCAGTGACTTCTACTGCTGGAGAAGACGACACGGTGGTTAGAGCATCACCCGAAGAGGTTGTCGTGGTGGTTGTGGATGAAGATTGACTGGAGTTTCCAGCGCTATTCGTTCCCTGAGTGATTTCCACAGTAGGGTCCGATGACGTGCTGGCTTGACCGCCATCCGAAGATGTTGTCGTTGTGGTTGTAGTTGTGGAGGTTGTCGACGACTGACCGGAGCTTCCATCAAAATTCGACGAAGTTCCCTCAGTGACTTCTACTGCTGGAGAAGACGACACAGTGGTTTGACCATCATCCGAAGAGGTTGTCGAGGTGGTTGTGGATGAAGACTGACTGGAGTTTCCAGCACTGTTCGATCCCTGAGTGACTTCCACAGTAGGGTCAGATGAGGTGCTGGCTTGACCCTCATCCGAAGATGTTGTCGTTGTGGTTGTGGAGGTGGTCGACGACTGAACAGAGCTTCCATTAACATTCGACGAAGTTCCCTCAGTGACTTCTACTGCTGGAGAAGACGACACAGTGGTTTGACCATCATCCGAAGAGGTTGTCGAGGTGCTTGTGGACGACGACTGACTGGAGTTTCCAGCACTGTTCGAACCCTGAGTGACTTCCACAGTAGGGTCAGATGAGGTGCTGGCTTGACCCTCATCCGAAgatgttgttgtggttgtggAGGTGGAGGTTGTCGACGACTGACCAGAGCTTCCATCATCATTCGACGAAGTTCCCTCAGTGACTTCTACTGCTGGAGAAGACGACACGGTGGTTTGACCATCATCCGAAGAGGTTGTCGAGGTGCTTGACGACGACTGACTGGAGTTTCCAGCACTGTTTGTTCCCTGAGTGACTTCCACAGTAAGGTCAGATGAGGTGCTGGCTTGACCCTCATCCGAAGATGTTGTCGTTGTGGTTGTAGAGGTGGTCGACGACTGACCAGAGCTTCCATCATCATTCGACGAACTTCCCTCAGTGACTTCTACTGCTGGAGAAGACGACACGGTGGTTTGACCATCATCCGAAGAGGTTGTCGAGGTGGTTGTGGACGAAGACTGACTGGAGTTTCCAGCACTGTTCGATCCCTGAATGACTTCCACAGTAGGGTCAGATGAGGTGCTGGCTTGACCCTCACCCGAAGATGTTGTCGTTGTGGTTGTGGTTGTGGAGGTGGTCGACGACTGACCAGAGCTTCCATCATCATTCGACGAACTTCCCTCAGTGACTTCTACTGCTGGAGAAGACGACACGGTGGTTTGACCATCATCCGAAGAGGTTGTCGAGGTGGTTGTGGACGAAGACTGACTGGAGTTTCCAGCACTGTTCGATCCCTGAATGACTTCCACAGTAGGGCCAGATGAGGTGCTGGCTTGACCCTCACCCGAAGATGTTGTCGTTGTGGTTGTGGAGGTTGTCGACGACTGACCAGAGCTTCCATCATCATTCGACGAACTTCCCTCAGTGACTTCTACTGCTGGAGAAGACGACACGGTGGTTTGACCATCATCCGAAGAGGTTGTCGTGGTGGTTGTGGATGAGGACTGACTGGAGTTTCCAGCACTGTTCGATCCCTGAGTGACTTCCACAGTAAGGTCAGATGAGGTGCTGGCTTGACCCTCATCCGAAGATGTTGTCGTTGTGGTTGTGGAGGTGGTCGACGACTGACCAGAGCTTCCATCATCATTCGACGAACTTCCCTCAGTGACTTCTACTGCTGGAGAAGACGACACGGTAGTTTGACCATCATCCGAAGAGGTTGTCGTGGTGGTTGTGGATGAAGACTGACTGGAGTTTCCAGCGCTATTCGTTCCCTGAGTGATTTCCACAGTAGGGTCCGATGACGTGCTGGCTTGACCGCCATCCGAAGATGTTGTCGTTGTGGTTGTAGTTGTGGAGGTTGTCGACGACTGACCAGAGCTTCCGTTATCATTCGACGAAGTTCCCTCAGTGACTTCTACTGCTGGAGAAGACGACACAGTGGTTTGACCATCATCCGAAGAGGTTGTCGAGGTGGTTGTGGACGATGACTGACTGGAGTTTCCAGCACTGTTCGATCCCTGAGTGACTTCCACAGTAGGGTCAGATGAGGTGCTGGCTTGACCCTCATCCGAAGATGTTGTCGTTGTGGTTGTGGAGGTGGTCGACGACTGAACAGAGCTTCCATTAACATTCGACGAAGTTTCCTCAGTGACTTCTACTGCTGGAGAAGACGACACAGTGGTTTGACCATCATCCGAAGAGGTTGTCGAGGTGCTTGTAGACGACGACTGACTGGAGTTTCCAGCACTGTTCGATCCCTGAGTGACTTCCACAGTAGGGTCAGATGAGGTGCTGGCTTGACCCTCATCCGAAGATGTTGTCGTTGTGGTTGTGGAGGTGAAGGTTGTCGACGACTGACCAGAGCTTCCATCATCATTCGACGAAGTTCCCTCAGTGACTTCTACTGCTGGAGAAGACGACACGGTGGTTTGACCATCATCCGAAGAGGTTGTCGAGGTGCTTGACGACGATTGACTGGAGTTTCCAACACTGTTTGTTCCCTGAGTGACTTCCACAGTAGGGTCAGATGAGGTGCTGGCTTGACCCTCATCCGAAGATGTTGTCGTTGTGGTTGTGGAGGTGGTCGACGACTGACCAGAGCTTCCATCATCATTCGACGAGCTTCCGTCAGTGACTTCTACTGCTGGAGAAGACGACACGGTGGTTTGACCATCATCCGAAGAGGTTGTCGAGGTGGTTGTGGACGAGGACTGACTGGAGTTTCCAGCACTGTTCGATCCCTGAGTGACTTGTACAGTAGGGTCAGATGAGGTGCCGGCTTGACCCTCACCCGAAAATGTTGTCGCTGTGGTTGTGGTTGTGGAGGTGGTCGATGACTGGCCAGAGCTTCCATCATCATTCGACGAACTTCCCTCAGTGACTTCTACTGCTGGAGAAGACGATACGGTGGTTTGACCATCATCCGAAGAGGTTGTCGAGGTAGTTGTGGACGAAGACTGACTGGAGTTTCCAGCACTGTTCGATCCCTGAGTGACTTCCACAGTAGGGTCAGATGAGGTGCTGGCTTGACCCTCACCCGAAGATGTTGTCGTTGTGGTTGTGGTTGTGGAGGTTGTCGACGACTGACCAGAGCTTCCATCATCATTCGACGAACTTCCCTCAGTGACTTCTACTGCTGGAGAAGACGACACGGTGGTTTGACCATCATCCGAAGAGGTTGTCGAGGTGCTTGTGGACGACGACTGACTGAAGTTTCCAGCACTGTTCGTTCCCTGAGTGACTTCCACAGTAGGGTCAGATGAGGTGCTGGCTTGACCCTCATCCGAAGATGTTGTCGATGTGGTTGTGGAGGTGGAGGTTGTCGACGACTGACCAGAGCTTCCATCATCATTCGACGAACTTCCCTTAGTGACTTCTACTGCTGGAGAAGACGACACGGTGGTGTGACCATCATCCGAAGACGTTGTTGAGGTGCTTGTGGACGACGACTGACTGGAGTTTCCAGCACTGTTTGTTCCCTGAGTGACTTTCACAGTAGGGTCAGATGAGGTGCTGGCTTGACCCTCATCCGAAGATGTTGTCGTTGTGGTTGTGGAGGTTGTCGACGATTGACCAGAGCTTCCATCATCACTCGATGAACTTCCCTTAGTAACTTCTACTGCTGGAGAAGACGACACGTTTGTTTGACTATCATCCGAAGAGGTTGCCGTGGTGGTTGTGGATGAGGACTGACTGGAGTTTCCAGCACTGTTCGATCCCTGAGTGACTTCCACAGTAGGGTCGGATGAGGTGCTGGCTTGACCCTCATCCGAAGATGTTGTCGTTGTGGTTGTGGTTGTGGAGGTTGTCGACGACTGAGCAGAGCTTCCGTCATCATTCGACGAACTTCCCGCAGTGACTTCTACTGCTGGAGAAGACGACACGGTGGTTTGACCATCATCCGAAGAGGTTGTCGAGGTGGTTGTGGAGGATGACTGACTGGAGTTTCCAGCACTGTTCGTTCCCTGAGTTACTTCCACAGTAGGGTCAGATGAGGTGCTGGCTTGACCCTCATCCGAAGAAGTTGTCGTTGTGGTTGTGGTTGTGGAGGTTGTCGACGACTGAACAGAGCTTCCATTAACATGCGACGAAGTTCCCTCAGTGACTTCTACTGCTGGAGAAGACGACACGGTGGTTTGACCATCATCCGAAGAGGTTGTCGAGGTGGTTGTGGACGATGACTGACTGGAGTTTCCAGCACTGTTCGTTCCCTGAGTTACTTCCACAGTAGGGTCAGATGAGGTGCTGGCTTGACCGCCATCCGAAGATGTTGTGGTTGTGGTTGTGGTTGTGGAGGTTGTCGACGACTGACCAGAGCTTCCATTATCATTCGACGAACTTCCCTCAGTGACTTCTACTGCTGGAGAAGACGACACGGTGGTTTGACCATCATCCGAAGAGGTTGTCGAGGTGCTTGTGGACGACGACTGACTGGAATTTCCAGCACTGTTCGATCCCTGAGTGACTTCCACAGTAGGGTCGGATGAGGTGCTGGCTTGACCCTCATCCGATGATGTTGTCGAGGTGGTTGTGGAGGTGGTCAACGACTGGCCAGAGCTTCCATCATCATTCGACGAACTTCCCTCAGTGACTTCTACTGCTGGAGAAGACGACACAGTGGTTTGACCATCATCCGAAGAGGTTGTCGAGGTGGTTGTGGACGATGACTGACTGGAGTTTCCAGCACTGTTCGTTCCCTGAGTTACTTCCACAGTAGGGTCAGATGAGGTGCTGGCTTGACCCTCATCCGAAGAAGTTGTCGTTGTGGTTGTGGTTGTGGAGGTTGTCGACGACTGAACAGAGCTTCCATTAACATTCGACGAAGTTCCCTCAGTGACTTCTACTGCTGGAGAAGACGACACAGTGGTTTGACCATCATCCGAAGAGGTTGTCGAGGTGCTTGTGGACGACGACTGACTGGAGTTTCCAGCACTGTTCGATCCCTGAGTGACTTCCACAGTAGGGTCAGATGAGGTGCTGGCTTGACCGCCATCCGAAGATGTTGTGGTTGTGGTTGTGGTTGTGGAGGTTGTCGACGACTGACCAGAGCTTCCATTATCATTCGACGAACTTCCCTCAGTGACTTCTACTGCTGGAGAAGACGACACGGTGGTTTGACCATCATCCGAAGAGGTTGTCGAGGTGCTTGTGGACGACGACTGACTGGAATTTCCAGCACTGTTCGATCCCTGAGTGACTTCCACAGTGGGGTCAGATGAGGTGCTGGCTTGACCGCCATCCGAAGATGTTGTCGAGGTGGTTGTGGAGGTGGTCAACGACTGGCCAGAGCTTCCATCGTCATTCGACGAACTTCCCTCAGTGACTTCTACTGCTGGAGAAGACGACACAGTGGTTTGACCATCATCCGAAGAGGTTGTCGAGGTGGTTGTGGACGATGACTGACTGGAGTTTCCGGCACTATTCGTTCCCTGAGTGACTTCCACAGTAGGGTCAGATGAGGTGCTGGCTTGACCGTCATCCGAAGATGTTGTCGTTGTGGTTGTGGAGGTTGTCGACGACTGACCAGAGCTTGCATCATCATTCGACGAACTTCCCTCAGTGACTTCTACTGCTGGAGAAGACGACACGGTGGTTTGACCATCATCCGAAGAGGCTGTCGAAGTGGTTGTGGACGAAGACTGACTGGAGTTTTCAGCACTGTTCGATCCCTGAGTGACTTCCACAGTAGGGTCAGATGAGGTGCTGGCTTGACCCTCATCCGATGATGTTGTCGAGGTTGTTGTGGAGGTTGTCGACGACTGACCAGAGCTTCCATCATCATTCGACGAACTTCCCTCAGTGACTTCTACTGCTGGAGAAGACGACAGGGTGGTTTGAACATCATCCGAAGAGGTTGTCGAGGTGGTTGTGGACGATGACTGACTGGAGTTTCCAGCGCTGTTCGTTCCCTGAGTGACTTCCACTGTAGGGTCAGATGAGGTGCTGGCTTGACCCTCATCCGATGATGTTGTCGAGGTGGTTGTGGAGGTGGTCAACGACTGGCCAGAGCTTCCATCGTCATTCGACGAACTTCCCTCAGTGACTTCTACTGCTGGAGAAGACGACACAGTGGTTTGACCATCATCCGAAGAGGTTGTCGAGGTGGTTGTGGACGATGACTGACTGGAGTTTCCGGCACTATTCGTTCCCTGAGTGACTTCCACAGTAGGGTCAGATGAGGTGCTGGCTTGACCGTCATCCGAAGATGTTGTCGTTGTGGTTGTGGAGGTTGTCGACGACTGACCAGAGCTTGCATCATCATTCGACGAACTTCCCTCAGTGACTTCTACTGCTGGAGAAGACGACACGGTTGTTTGACCATCATCCGAAGAGGTTATCGAGGTGGTTGTGGACGAGGACTGACTGGAGTTTCCAGCACTATTCGTTCCCTGAGTGACTTCCGGTAAGGTGCTGGCTTGACCATCATCCGAAGAGGTTGTCGTGGTGGTTGTGGATGAAGACTGACTGGAGTTTCCAGCACTATTCGTTCCCTGAGTGACTTCAACAGTAGGGTCAGATGAGGTACGGGCTTGACCCTCATCCGACGATGTTGTTGTGGAGGTGGACGATGACTGGCCACAAATTCCTTTACAGTTCGAGGATGTTTCCTTAGCAGAGCTCTCATCGGATAATTCGAGTATTTTTTTCCCGTTAACACAATTCACGTAATTCGGATTTCCAAGCAGTTCTCCGTCATGCAAGAGAAGCAACTTTCCGAAAAGCCTGTCCAGCAGCCACAGACGTATATCCTTTCGTATTTCAATTAAAGTTTGTCGAACACTTTCACAACATGGCTGAGCCTTTATATCCGGGGTGGCTACCGCCGTAACCGTTTTAGATTCGGATTGGGCCGCTGCGAGGGCCACAAGAGCGGCAAAAACCGCGACGAAAAACAAGCGCATGGTCCGCCAAGAAAGCGGGAGTCGGATCAATTAGATCTGTTGGccaaaattaaatttcgaAACCTTTTATACCCGCTGGCTCGGAGTTTCGTTATTTTTTCGGCTATTTGCGTAGATGCTTGTCTAGCTtgcaaattttatttgttgAAGAACATTTGGTACTTCTATTGTTTCCaccaaaacataaaaaactgAGCAAATTGTCTATACTATACGTTAAAGTCAATATCTTTTAAATACCCATTAGAGAAACAACTgtgcaaaatatttattcttaGCTGGGATTAAACACTTGTTAGATATTTTGACTTTACGTAAATCGCTCGCTCGTGTCAGATGTATACGTCAGAGGTGCATTAACCGATTTTTTAACAATCGCTTTAAGCCACACGAGAACCTTTTATTTGGTCAGCCAGTTCTCAATAAAAACTCAAACAGTGTAGAGGAAAGCCAAAACGTAATATTCATGTTTGTTTATTCGTATGGTTAAAGATTAAATGATTATGTAACAAATTATAAATTTGAACTGTGCACTGTGTTGTCTACTAGTATTCGTCCTTCTCGAAAGGGTGGTGGGGGTGACCGTACTGGCTGTAAGTATTAACATTAGAAATGTATTAGTTAGGTTCATAAAATTATGATTTTATAAACTACTTTTTAAGAACCAAAGCAATTCATAGCTTAGGAAACATTTGGTTAGCTATGGCAACTACAactatttttatgcatt is from Drosophila suzukii chromosome 3, CBGP_Dsuzu_IsoJpt1.0, whole genome shotgun sequence and encodes:
- the Muc68Ca gene encoding serine-rich adhesin for platelets isoform X1; protein product: MRLFFVAVFAALVALAAAQSESKTVTAVATPDIKAQPCCESVRQTLIEIRKDIRLWLLDRLFGKLLLLHDGELLGNPNYVNCVNGKKILELSDESSAKETSSNCKGICGQSSSTSTTTSSDEGQARTSSDPTVEVTQGTNSAGNSSQSSSTTTTTTSSDDGQASTLPEVTQGTNSAGNSSQSSSTTTSITSSDDGQTTVSSSPAVEVTEGSSSNDDASSGQSSTTSTTTTTTSSDDGQASTSSDPTVEVTQGTNSAGNSSQSSSTTTSTTSSDDGQTTVSSSPAVEVTEGSSSNDDGSSGQSLTTSTTTSTTSSDEGQASTSSDPTVEVTQGTNSAGNSSQSSSTTTSTTSSDDVQTTLSSSPAVEVTEGSSSNDDGSSGQSSTTSTTTSTTSSDEGQASTSSDPTVEVTQGSNSAENSSQSSSTTTSTASSDDGQTTVSSSPAVEVTEGSSSNDDASSGQSSTTSTTTTTTSSDDGQASTSSDPTVEVTQGTNSAGNSSQSSSTTTSTTSSDDGQTTVSSSPAVEVTEGSSSNDDGSSGQSLTTSTTTSTTSSDGGQASTSSDPTVEVTQGSNSAGNSSQSSSTSTSTTSSDDGQTTVSSSPAVEVTEGSSSNDNGSSGQSSTTSTTTTTTTTSSDGGQASTSSDPTVEVTQGSNSAGNSSQSSSTSTSTTSSDDGQTTVSSSPAVEVTEGTSSNVNGSSVQSSTTSTTTTTTTTSSDEGQASTSSDPTVEVTQGTNSAGNSSQSSSTTTSTTSSDDGQTTVSSSPAVEVTEGSSSNDDGSSGQSLTTSTTTSTTSSDEGQASTSSDPTVEVTQGSNSAGNSSQSSSTSTSTTSSDDGQTTVSSSPAVEVTEGSSSNDNGSSGQSSTTSTTTTTTTTSSDGGQASTSSDPTVEVTQGTNSAGNSSQSSSTTTSTTSSDDGQTTVSSSPAVEVTEGTSSHVNGSSVQSSTTSTTTTTTTTSSDEGQASTSSDPTVEVTQGTNSAGNSSQSSSTTTSTTSSDDGQTTVSSSPAVEVTAGSSSNDDGSSAQSSTTSTTTTTTTTSSDEGQASTSSDPTVEVTQGSNSAGNSSQSSSTTTTATSSDDSQTNVSSSPAVEVTKGSSSSDDGSSGQSSTTSTTTTTTSSDEGQASTSSDPTVKVTQGTNSAGNSSQSSSTSTSTTSSDDGHTTVSSSPAVEVTKGSSSNDDGSSGQSSTTSTSTTTSTTSSDEGQASTSSDPTVEVTQGTNSAGNFSQSSSTSTSTTSSDDGQTTVSSSPAVEVTEGSSSNDDGSSGQSSTTSTTTTTTTTSSGEGQASTSSDPTVEVTQGSNSAGNSSQSSSTTTSTTSSDDGQTTVSSSPAVEVTEGSSSNDDGSSGQSSTTSTTTTTATTFSGEGQAGTSSDPTVQVTQGSNSAGNSSQSSSTTTSTTSSDDGQTTVSSSPAVEVTDGSSSNDDGSSGQSSTTSTTTTTTSSDEGQASTSSDPTVEVTQGTNSVGNSSQSSSSTSTTSSDDGQTTVSSSPAVEVTEGTSSNDDGSSGQSSTTFTSTTTTTTSSDEGQASTSSDPTVEVTQGSNSAGNSSQSSSTSTSTTSSDDGQTTVSSSPAVEVTEETSSNVNGSSVQSSTTSTTTTTTSSDEGQASTSSDPTVEVTQGSNSAGNSSQSSSTTTSTTSSDDGQTTVSSSPAVEVTEGTSSNDNGSSGQSSTTSTTTTTTTTSSDGGQASTSSDPTVEITQGTNSAGNSSQSSSTTTTTTSSDDGQTTVSSSPAVEVTEGSSSNDDGSSGQSSTTSTTTTTTSSDEGQASTSSDLTVEVTQGSNSAGNSSQSSSTTTTTTSSDDGQTTVSSSPAVEVTEGSSSNDDGSSGQSSTTSTTTTTTSSGEGQASTSSGPTVEVIQGSNSAGNSSQSSSTTTSTTSSDDGQTTVSSSPAVEVTEGSSSNDDGSSGQSSTTSTTTTTTTTSSGEGQASTSSDPTVEVIQGSNSAGNSSQSSSTTTSTTSSDDGQTTVSSSPAVEVTEGSSSNDDGSSGQSSTTSTTTTTTSSDEGQASTSSDLTVEVTQGTNSAGNSSQSSSSTSTTSSDDGQTTVSSSPAVEVTEGTSSNDDGSSGQSSTTSTSTTTTTSSDEGQASTSSDPTVEVTQGSNSAGNSSQSSSTSTSTTSSDDGQTTVSSSPAVEVTEGTSSNVNGSSVQSSTTSTTTTTTSSDEGQASTSSDPTVEVTQGSNSAGNSSQSSSTTTSTTSSDDGQTTVSSSPAVEVTEGTSSNFDGSSGQSSTTSTTTTTTTTSSDGGQASTSSDPTVEITQGTNSAGNSSQSSSTTTTTTSSGDALTTVSSSPAVEVTEGSSSSDDGSSGQSSTTSTTTTTISSDEGQASTSSEPTVEVTQGSNSAGNSSQSSSTTTTTTSSDDGQTTVSSSPAVEVTEGSSSNDDGSSGQSSTTSTTTTTTTTSSDEGQASTSSDPTVEVTQESNSAGNSSQSSSTTTTTTSSDDGQTTVSSSPAVEVTEGSSSNDDGSSGQSSTTSTTTTTTSSGEGQASTSSGPTVEVIQGSNSAGNSSQSSSTTTSTTSSDDGQTTVSSSPAVEVTEGSSSNDDGSSGQSSTTSTTTTTTTTSSGEGQASTSSDPTVEVIQGSNSAGNSSQSSSTTTSTTSSDDGQTTVSSSPAVEVTEGSSSNDDGSSGQSSTTSTITTTTSSDEGQASTSSDPTVEVTQGTNSAGNSSQSSSSTSTTSSDDGQTTVSSSPAVEVTEGTSSNDDGSSGQSSTTSTSKTTTTTSSDEGQASTSTDPTVEVTQGSNSAGNSSQSSSTSTSTTSSDDGQTTVSSSPAVEVTEGTSSNVNGSSVQSSTTSTTTTTTSSDEGQASTSSDPTVEVTQGTNSAGNSSQSSSTTTSTTSSDDGQTTVSSSPAVEVTEGTSSNDNGSSGQSSTTSTTTTTTTTSSDGGKTSTSSDPTVEITQGTNSAGNSSQSSSTTTTTTSSDDGLTTVSSSPAVEVTEGSSSSDDGSSGQSSTTSTTTTTISSDEGQASTSSDPTVEVTQGSNSAGNSSQSSSTTTTTTSSDDGQTTVSSSPAVEVTEGSSSNDDGSSGQSSTTSTTTTTTTTSSDEGQASTSSDPTVEVTQGSNSAGNSSQSSSTTTTTTSSDDGQTTVSSSPAVEVTKGSSSTDVGSSGQSSTTSTTTTTTTTSSDKGQASTSSDPTVEVTQGANSAGNASQSSSTTTSTTSSDDGQTTVSSSPAVEVTEGSSSSDDGSSGQSSTTSTTTTTSSDEGQASTSSDPTVEVTQGTNSVGNSSQSSSTSTSTTSSDDGQTTVSSSPAVEVTEETSSNVNGSSGQSSTTSTTTTTTSSDEGQAITSSDPTVEVTQGTNSAGNSSQSSSTSTSTTSSDDGQTTVSSSPAVEVTEGTSSNVNGSSGQSSTTSTTTTTTTTSSDVGQASTSSDPTVEVTQGTSSAGNSSQSSSTSTSTTSSDDGQTTVSSSPAVEVTKGISANDNGNSGQSSTTSTTTTIKSSNESQAITPSPSTVKDSDVIVKGGKSGSKWTKTTKTSKVHKFNGNSNSSSSETTTTITTSTSSIPQIKRPRSSSSKKTSSDGKVRTKRSSKKSHKSKKSHKSKKCHKSKNNSSSVSEAESSDSLIDQNSFNDGANSSQSLTTSTTNPKFNGNSNSSSSETNTTITTSSSLTPQTKRSKSSSTKKTSSGGKTRTKRSSKKSHKSKKSHTIEKFHKSKNNSSSVSGAESSDALFDGNSSNDGASSSQSSTTTTITSTDGSDKSSSSSLPEVDASVTSTSGKSRTTKTKKTKSHSSKASKVPKSNGKSSSTSSKTTKTVTTSSSSTPKSKHSYSSSSKKSSIDGKSNKTSSTTTTTTFSDKGQTESSLDPHIKITQGSPLNDNESSNQVVTTTTSSESLVGTPSSPVVKVIKESSISKGGKTIRSSTTTTTTTTKGSKQSGTTPLKVVDASVVAHGGKSSSKSSTTTTSTIGGKSSGILSLPTVGATTSLTGGKSGSTVTKTTKTYTYKSSAVPKSSSKKTTTTIITTKTSSVPKTETKYSWSSSSQKASNPIRLTPPAVNAGISVGGGDSSNSWSKIIKRSTTGGEIYARDGSSLSGSIVGAGGTRGAQSWSQRSGFSGGSSTAQGSPDIRFRLARGQTSNEAQLQNSNPWTRSTGPDSGSLDNGALSVDGQNMQGLESSNDPSMIQGGYVGATGQYPYWWGVGARPSWTPYGWRPYGSGWGGWNNQY